In Myxocyprinus asiaticus isolate MX2 ecotype Aquarium Trade chromosome 16, UBuf_Myxa_2, whole genome shotgun sequence, a single window of DNA contains:
- the LOC127454071 gene encoding trypsin-2-like, which produces MKSIAFVLLVVAVAGSTADDKIIGGYECPPYSQPWQVYLTYDDGERWCGASLINERWVVSAAHCYISPPRLAVHLGEHNVYVEEGTEQRIWAEKVIPHPDYNDMTNDNDFMLIKLSEPAIFNDYVQPISLPTSCSFAGEQCLVSGWGNQINTGVDYAAELQCLNLPVLSRSQCEGAYGWKITDNMFCAGFLEGGKDSCQGDSGGPVVCNGELRGVVSWGYGCAEAGFPGVYAEVCRYVDWVVDIITNN; this is translated from the exons ATGAAGAGTATTGCATTTGTTTTACTGGTTGTGGCTGTGG ctggCAGCACAGCTGATGATAAAATCATTGGTGGTTATGAATGCCCGCCATACTCCCAACCCTGGCAAGTTTATCTCACATATGATGATGGGGAACGCTGGTGTGGAGCATCTTTGATTAATGAAAGATGGGTTGTATCGGCTGCTCACTGCTACATCTC GCCTCCTCGTCTGGCCGTCCACCTGGGAGAGCACAATGTGTATGTTGAAGAAGGCACAGAGCAGCGGATCTGGGCAGAGAAGGTCATACCTCACCCAGactataatgatatgacaaatgACAACGATTTTATGCTCATCAAGCTGAGTGAACCTGCCATCTTCAATGATTATGTGCAACCAATTTCTCTGCCGACCAGCTGCTCTTTCGCAGGGGAGCAATGCTTGGTTTCTGGATGGGGCAATCAGATCAACACTGGAG TCGACTATGCTGCTGAGCTGCAGTGTTTGAATTTGCCTGTACTTTCAAGGTCACAGTGTGAGGGTGCATATGGATGGAAAATAACTGATAACATGTTCTGTGCTGGATTCTTAGAGGGAGGCAAAGACTCATGTCAG GGTGATTCTGGTGGCCCTGTAGTGTGCAATGGGGAACTGCGAGGAGTTGTTTCTTGGGGCTATGGCTGTGCTGAAGCAGGCTTTCCTGGGGTTTATGCTGAGGTGTGCCGCTACGTTGACTGGGTCGTCGACATCATAACTAACAACTAA
- the LOC127454045 gene encoding zinc finger protein 850-like codes for MAAVYSANEGSLQSKNESLSSEYKEGGAQEVSIDPVSKYKAFNDENSGGELEMSPSGPVLKTQDHAEDVVTNAAVPRVNIKLEQGEEDECVAVHLVEVGEGDLDDKATSIGESSERDESADGDVPFQCEDCSEAFGDKEAFLEHRSEHIHDGPIVCLDTDSQWDDLLVSTDGGHKTLFCALCGEKFSSSKEFFAHQLKHRNQGIKQGINAGLGLGVVKQKLFECKDCGKAFASVGQCLNHQRSHKQASKSVFHQLAHLKKKSFQCPICGRSYSRASALDAHRRCHEVKLVKSKTCETEKSLTLNEAPGLTEDNGTSSEHTENHQQKIILCFCGKSYRSLAGLATHQRFSTSCSEGKVKEEIKHPFECTECGKTFVSSMALLCHQRWHKRRAQQVSNGQPYKCKECGKGFTLLTFYNKHQRLAHSEELAAKSFLNEVYQLKKKAFECQDCGRRFSRASALQSHQLCHTDIFRDIMEKDSKTSTATQTVKKYRNARDMDDDVAFVPTMFSQNIQVQERDFNCSDTHNTVEEPDVMDMDYEVIRITASDDYESSSSLPQDQNPDLELVCESDQEENDDLDNSLSLTAESTSSLQVNPEVDVKIVQIDYEHLNDERLINAKIMSKSHPEEPIKYNCPHCEQTFATALSLRHHMHWHREDMEKNLDERHKCQILTPTNKALIQCEVCGHESDSKSASYFHLQKHENKVPYKSISFQVANLQKNNIKCEECGMCFSRLSALHSHQQNHSKKPFVCLQCDRSYTTTRGLYYHRKCCNGSKLSFNNDKDEKAKHFNPTKSLLGPKVHHCKKCSKGFWSLGAYYHHKQNHSQCTNVEAAKPAAISNLEIVHVQRKKRGRRGGQKKEHPVFRTPSDSKKKHKCEVCGKSYHMLACFLKHQLSHDRQPPVKSFDHQVEQLKKNSYQCPDCGKVFSRAMALQFHMKSHGFETGLPVTESSNLPPSSQCRTCQADFTYESELRNHKKHCSKPKDNVKYTQKSEKMVIKEQDASSQDVEDVLVCDTSHSTHSTNEQKPCLDSGLKFKCQDCSRSFSVIGALNFHKRIHRIGYVSKKMLRAEQANRPKVVKMKPDKHLAKTPFMCKECGRYFSLNSALGTHMRWHRDKKFAKFLSKSYKKCSRTVRSVDGGPYLCNLCGKGFFYLCVLRRHQKRHPPMKNQLQKEEEAETAESDGNFTCPDCQMYFSSGSLLTTHFENHHSKQAKTEKPQSDILPTEESGPPIKQPYTPIMDITKQEKTNAQYHQCSHCAKRFLNVRGLRAHIWQKHLKVEGQPTASPEEHPNVVNCSACHKPFASEWAVQNHKRFCRANNRDLKPFMEEEPAQHSQNVELSAKCIFKCDKCAKAFPSEEKLNAHKEVAKTRPHCCALCCRGYWTESQLQQHLAWHDEVRRRLPTELRYRLNATMPPGPSDKLHALLQTSTSMVKQPVGLANPQPKSHICQRCEKTFLSQRALQQHQVVHQTEEPYHCSLSPQTNSDVRDLVDHPHEGLGDKEVEGSKLVSQGSGAENLTCIECGISFKQEMELHQHYIKHARGEF; via the coding sequence GGGATGTGCCATTTCAGTGTGAGGATTGCAGTGAGGCCTTTGGAGACAAGGAAGCTTTCCTAGAGCATCGTAGTGAGCATATCCATGATGGTCCCATAGTCTGCCTGGACACGGATTCACAGTGGGATGACCTGCTTGTGTCAACAGATGGAGGCCATAAAACATTGTTCTGTGCTCTTTGTGGAGAAAAGTTTTCAAGCTCAAAAGAGTTTTTTGCCCATCAACTTAAGCACCGTAATCAAGGGATTAAACAGGGGATAAATGCTGGCTTGGGACTGGGTGTGGTAAAACAGAAGCTTTTTGAGTGCAAGGATTGTGGTAAAGCTTTTGCCTCTGTTGGTCAGTGTCTCAACCATCAGCGTTCTCATAAACAGGCCTCAAAGTCAGTTTTTCATCAGCTTGCGCATCTAAAGAAAAAATCATTTCAGTGTCCCATCTGTGGACGCAGTTATTCTCGAGCTTCAGCTCTTGATGCACACCGCCGTTGCCATGAGGTAAAGCTGGTAAAATCCAAAACCTGTGAAACTGAGAAGTCTCTGACACTTAATGAAGCTCCAGGTCTGACTGAAGACAATGGCACAAGCTCTGAACACACTGAGAATCATCAGCAAAAGATTATTCTGTGCTTTTGTGGCAAATCTTATCGCTCCTTGGCTGGTCTTGCAACACACCAGAGATTCTCAACCAGCTGTTCAGAAGGGAAGGTGAAGGAGGAAATTAAACATCCATTTGAGTGTACTGAATGTGGGAAGACCTTTGTTAGCTCTATGGCTCTGTTGTGCCATCAGCGTTGGCATAAAAGACGAGCACAACAGGTCTCCAATGGCCAGCCATATAAATGTAAAGAGTGCGGCAAGGGGTTCACCTTACTCACGTTCTACAATAAGCACCAGCGATTAGCTCACAGTGAAGAGCTGGCAGCAAAATCATTCCTTAATGAAGTTTATCAGCTGAAGAAGAAGGCTTTTGAATGTCAGGATTGTGGACGTCGGTTTTCACGAGCATCTGCTCTGCAGTCACACCAGCTCTGTCATACGGATATTTTTCGTGACATCATGGAGAAGGACTCTAAAACAAGTACTGCCAcgcaaacagtaaaaaaatacagGAATGCCAGAGACATGGATGATGATGTTGCTTTTGTGCCCACAATGTTCTCTCAGAACATTCAAGTTCAAGAGAGAGATTTTAACTGCAGtgacacacacaacacagtagAAGAGCCAGATGTAATGGATATGGATTATGAAGTTATCCGCATCACAGCATCAGATGATTATGAGAGCAGTAGTAGTCTCCCCCAGGATCAAAATCCTGATCTGGAGTTAGTGTGTGAATCAGACCAAGAGGAAAATGATGACTTGGACAACAGCTTGAGTCTGACAGCTGAATCCACATCCTCCCTGCAGGTGAATCCAGAGGTTGATGTCAAAATTGTACAGATTGATTATGAGCATTTAAATGatgaaagattaataaatgcaaaaataatgagcAAAAGCCATCCTGAAGAGCCTATCAAGTATAATTGTCCACATTGTGAACAAACGTTTGCAACGGCTTTGTCCTTGCGTCATCACATGCATTGGCACAGAGAAGACATGGAGAAAAATTTAGATGAGAGGCATAAGTGTCAAATATTGACACCAACTAATAAAGCACTTATACAATGCGAGGTTtgtggccatgaaagtgattCCAAGAGTGCTTCTTACTTTCACTTGCAAAAACATGAGAACAAAGTACCTTACAAGTCTATTTCGTTCCAGGTTGCAAATTTGCAGAAGAACAATATTAAATGCGAGGAGTGTGGAATGTGTTTTTCTCGACTGTCTGCATTGCATTCTCACCAACAGAATCACTCAAAAAAGCCCTTTGTGTGCTTGCAATGTGACAGGAGCTATACAACCACAAGGGGTCTGTACTACCATCGAAAGTGTTGCAATGGCAGCAAACTCAGCTTTAACAATGACAAAGATGAAAAGGCAAAGCATTTCAATCCAACCAAGTCGCTTTTGGGCCCAAAGGTTCATCATTGTAAAAAATGTAGTAAAGGTTTTTGGTCTTTAGGTGCTTACTATCATCACAAGCAAAACCACTCGCAGTGCACAAATGTTGAGGCGGCAAAGCCTGCAGCTATATCAAACCTTGAGATTGTTCACGTGCAACGTAAGAAAAGGGGTCGAAGGGGTGGTCAGAAAAAAGAACACCCTGTGTTCAGAACACCCTCTGAttcaaaaaagaaacataaatgtGAGGTATGTGGCAAATCATACCACATGCTAGCTTGTTTTCTTAAGCACCAGCTTTCCCATGATCGCCAACCCCCTGTCAAATCTTTTGACCATCAAGTTGAACAATTGAAAAAAAACTCGTACCAATGTCCTGACTGTGGGAAAGTTTTCTCACGTGCCATGGCCCTCCAGTTTCACATGAAAAGCCATGGTTTTGAGACGGGCCTTCCTGTGACAGAATCCTCTAATTTGCCACCAAGTTCCCAATGCCGGACATGCCAAGCTGATTTCACATACGAGTCAGAGCTACGAAATCATAAGAAGCACTGTTCAAAACCAAAGGACAATgtgaaatatacacaaaaaagTGAGAAAATGGTTATAAAGGAGCAAGATGCATCCTCCCAAGACGTTGAAGATGTATTAGTATGTGACACATCCCATTCAACACATTCTACAAATGAACAGAAACCATGTTTAGATTCTGGTTTGAAATTCAAATGTCAGGACTGTAGCAGAAGCTTTTCAGTAATTGGGGCTCTTAATTTTCATAAGCGAATTCATCGCATAGGTTATGTATCTAAAAAAATGTTGAGAGCTGAACAGGCAAACCGGCCAAAGGTTGTCAAAATGAAACCAGACAAGCATTTGGCAAAAActccttttatgtgtaaagaatGTGGAAGATATTTTAGCCTAAATTCAGCTCTTGGCACACATATGCGATGGCACAGGGACAAAAAATTTGCCAAATTTCTGTCAAAGAGCTATAAGAAATGCTCAAGAACTGTGAGAAGTGTGGATGGTGGACCTTATTTATGCAATTTATGCGGAAAAGGATTCTTTTACCTTTGTGTTCTTCGGCGGCATCAGAAACGTCATCCCCCCATGAAGAATCAACTCCAAAAAGAGGAAGAAGCTGAAACTGCTGAATCAGATGGCAATTTTACATGTCCAGATTGTCAAATGTATTTCTCAAGTGGGTCTCTTCTAACAACTCACTTTGAAAACCATCACAGCAAGCAGGCCAAGACTGAGAAACCACAGTCAGACATACTGCCTACTGAGGAGTCAGGTCCACCTATCAAACAACCTTACACACCCATAATGGATATCACCAAACAAGAGAAGACCAATGCGCAATACCATCAGTGCTCTCACTGTGCTAAGAGATTCTTGAATGTACGTGGTCTTCGTGCACATATATGGCAGAAACACCTCAAGGTTGAAGGACAGCCCACTGCATCTCCTGAAGAGCACCCAAATGTTGTTAATTGCTCTGCATGTCATAAGCCCTTTGCTTCTGAATGGGCCGTTCAGAATCATAAAAGGTTTTGCAGGGCCAATAACAGAGACCTGAAGCCATTTATGGAAGAGGAACCAGCACAGCACAGTCAAAATGTAGAACTTTCTGCCAAATGTATTTTCAAATGTGATAAATGTGCGAAAGCTTTTCCTAGTGAGGAGAAGTTAAATGCACATAAAGAAGTGGCAAAGACCCGACCACACTGTTGTGCTCTTTGCTGCCGTGGATACTGGACTGAAAGCCAGCTACAGCAGCATCTTGCATGGCACGATGAAGTTCGCCGGCGTCTCCCAACTGAACTGCGATACAGACTCAATGCTACCATGCCACCTGGGCCCTCAGACAAACTGCATGCTTTATTGCAAACATCCACATCCATGGTCAAGCAGCCTGTAGGCCTCGCAAATCCACAACCTAAGAGCCATATATGTCAGCGTTGTGAGAAAACATTTTTGTCACAACGAGCGTTGCAGCAGCACCAAGTTGTTCACCAAACCGAGGAACCATACCATTGTTCTCTGTCTCCACAGACAAATAGTGATGTCAGAGATCTTGTTGATCACCCTCATGAGGGTTTGGGTGATAAAGAGGTAGAGGGCAGTAAATTAGTGTCCCAGGGAAGTGGTGCTGAAAACCTGACTTGCATTGAGTGTGGAATTTCCTTTAAACAGGAAATGGAACTGCATCAACATTACATTAAACATGCACGTGGAGAGTTCTAA